Genomic window (Molothrus ater isolate BHLD 08-10-18 breed brown headed cowbird chromosome 7, BPBGC_Mater_1.1, whole genome shotgun sequence):
tccctgcacaccccacaGTTACTCCGCTCTCCGGTGGGCTTGGTCCAGCTgccctctgcagcactgcttgtGGTGCTTCCCAAGTGCCACTGGCAGTCAGGGACATGGACGCAGAGCGTGTCACCGAAGCAGTCACTTTCCTGgtctctgcagtgccaggcGATGACGTTTGGGATTCTTTCCCCTGGCTCGGCTTCTGCAGCAGAGCCCGCCCCACTCTGCAGTGCCGAGCCCCGCAGCAGGGTCCAGGCTGGGTGggcagtgcagtgctgctggctctgcctccctcagcCCACTGGGGCACCTGGCATCAGCCAAGACCCAGCCAATGCTTGATCCTCGCTGGACCATCAGCAGCTCCCATGGATACTCCCAGCCTCTCTAAAATAATGGCTTGATTTTGGAAGGACAGCtgatatttcaggaaaataatgtaATTCCTTTTATATATCCTTTAATCTGCTGGCAGACAAAAGGAGAAAGAGTTGATGTTCCTTATCCCAGGAAATGCTATTTCCTTGGCACTCAGGGTCTTGCCAAAGGCTTACAGACATGTGCCGGTGCTTCTGGTCACTGAGTCATGGTGGACCCAGCTGCAATGAGCATTGGCTTTCATCACCTCATAGGGGGAAGTTTCTGATGCACTTACGCAGTGTGACATTCactgaaaatactgttttcattGGCAAGTTGTTCCAGAAGTAACTAAAAGAGTGATTTGGAAGTGGCTGAATTACAGCACGATgttcccatcccctccctgctcaccccaaCTTTCCAAAATTAGctttaattaaacaaattaagTGAGGACCCATTATTCTTTGAATAACTCTTAATAATTCTAATAACATTGTTGAGGTAGTGGTTAAACAGGTTCAAGCCACTGGTTTTGCTCAAGGTCTCACAATCAAAAAGCCCTGAAAACAGCCCAGACAAGGTTTTCTGGCTTTCCTAAGGACATCTAACATCCTGCTGCTACTACATTGCATTTCCCTCACTCTGTGTCTGACCTCTGCTTGcaacactgcagcagctcatgTGAGCTAATGGGAATTCTGCATCCTAGATCTCTGCAGATGCATCTCTAAGGTACCTAAATTTCTTCTAAACCTGCAATTAACACAAACCTCAAGGTTTTATCTCCCACAAATGTATCAGGGCACAGAGATACGTACTCTTATCCTGCTGTCCTGTTGCAGTGGGGAAAATTATGTTCCAAACCATCATCCTGGGGAGCTTGGCAGGGAAAGGCTACAGTTTCATCCAGTGACCTTGATACAAAAGATTGCAGTAGTGGTTCTGCCATCACAACAAAACGAGCCATTCTCCCTGGACTGAGCTTGCTTTGGTGGAGGTTAATGCCTGAGCCCATAAGTGGGGTTCACCAGATAAAGGAGAAAACCAGGAAATCGGCTGGGAGTTTCCTGGAGGGGAGGGCAGGTGTTTGgctgggatgtggctgtgccCACTGCAGTGTGACTGCGCTAGAGCTCTGCATCATTGTATCAGTGCAGATATtcagaacaagaggaaatggcctcagggtGTGCCCcaggaggtttagattggacattagaaaaaatttcttcatggaaagggtggtcaggcactggcacaggctctcCAGgacagtggtggagtccccatcccaggAACTGCTAAAAAGGCACAttgatgtggcacttggggacagggtttTTTACTTTGACAGTGCTGGGGAAACAGTTGGGCTTGGTGTTCatagagatcttttccaacctaaatgattctgtaaGGCTGTGATCTcagctggaggggagcagggaaatgggagCAGGTGACTGAGAAAGAAGCCTCCAGAGATGCCTGCTGTGGGGGCCAGAGCAGGACGTTcatctcctgtgctgcttttaatGATTatgggcaggggagaggcaggaataTCCTCCTGGCTGATGTACTAGGACGGCACACGGCATCTTTTTTGGTAAAATGTTTCCACCAAAGCTGGAGAGTGGAGAGGAGGAAAGGTCAACCAAAATGACTACAGCTATGGAaaatggcagcagctggaattgcaGCTTTGTTCCCAAATGGCATTTGTTGTCACTTGTGTAGATGGTGCTACtgccctcccacagcagctgaagctCGTTGGTGGCTGATGCATTTCCATGTGGTTTAaggtttttcctccttccaaCCCTGTCTTGACCTGGCCAGACTGTGCCAGTCGTCATAATCCCGAGCTGGCTGCATTGCCGAGCTTCCCAGCCTCTAAAACACCGTGCTGGAAATCTCCGGATTAGGTCTTAACGGCAAGATGAAATCAGCGGGAGATGAGTGGGGAGAAAGCTCCTGCTTACACAGATGGACAGGCAGCCCTCCTTGAGAAAATGGGCTAGAAAGCCTGAAATGTCAGAAAAACATCCTCTTTCCTGGCCTCTCtggcttttctctgcttttaacacATCCATCATTTTCCAAGGGTCAGAAAACCCTGCTCTGAGTTTTGTGAAGACACCCTCACAGAGGAAGATGCTGTCTTGAGTGTTGGATGTTCTGTCCCAGATGTTAATTCCCAGCACTAAATTCTGCCACCCCTGTTTGAAATCCTGGCTGTGGGACATTGCAGTGTGCTGGAGGATGCCAAGGGTTTGTGGCTGTCTTTAACATCTGTGCTGGTGGGGTTTGTGGAACACCAAAGAGTCTGGGAAGTGTGGTGGATGTTTTCCAGGATGGCATTACCACTGAGCAACCAAGATGCTCCAGGGTGGGGTTTTGGGTGTAGTCCTTCAGGaaggtggcacagcagggattgCACAGACCAaggccctgcccaccctgctcttTACCTGCACAAGTCATCAAGGGCTCTTGGTCAACAGGGCTCTGAGGTGTTGGATTTTATCAGCCTGCACTGACtaggagaagctgtggctgccccatccctggaagtgtccaaggccaggttggacagggcttggagcaacctgggagaatggaaggtgtccctgcccatagcaggggggTGGAACATGAgcattaaggtcccttccaacccaaaccattttgtgattctgtgatatgcCTACAAGAAAGTGGGATTTTCTAGAGGCCCTGTGATGGGTGTGGGGGGGTGATGGAgactttttcctttgcattgGCTTGGTGGCACCTGTGAACTTTCCACTCAAACATTTCAGGGAGGGGGGTGAGTTATGCCAGTGGGGCATCTTTGCACAGAGTTGTCctctctgtttgtttttggaCGGCTTGAACATAACATTCCTATGTCCCCCAAAAACAACTCTAGGAAGCAAAGGTTGCTTGCATGGGGCTCGTGCACCCAGCGAGCCCTAGGAATGCATGGCAGGAAGAGGAAGTGGAGAACAAGGGCTGCCTTCAGCAAGCACAGAGCCAGCAATGTCCCCTACCCCCCCCTTCAGGGATTTGGGCTCTGCTCAAGCTCATCTGAGCCTCCTGCCATCAGGGATAGCATCCCTGATAGGATATCAGAGGCATGATTCCCTGGATCCCAGCATCTGCTTTTTCCAACTCCTGTATGGAAGCTAGGCTGGAGAGCAAcatccagcccagagctccatttcccttctcctgtTCTGTTTCATGTGCCTCCTCCTGTATGGGAGATGATTGTGttattaaattaattcaatACACAGTGTTCAGATTTCCCCTAATTGGAAGGGAATTGCTCCAATTTTAGGGATGTGTTGGTATTTGTGAGGTATCGGCAAGCATAAACACAAGAGCGCCAGCTGAGGCAATTGTTCCAACCtctaaaaaatgggaaaagagaaaaattggaGTGTGTACTTTTGCACGTGGGGAAAGAGGAGTCTTCCTGCTGGTCTGGGCTTTCATTTTTCCCTCCTATGCCTTGTTCTCTGATTCCTGAGTTGCTTTTTCAGACATAGGAGATTTCTGATAGATTAAGGAAATTTCCCAgaatttaatatatttgaaCCAAGGAAGAACCAGGAAGAACAAGGAAGATTGCTCTGAGAACTGATGATGTCTTCTCCAGGCACTTTTGCAAAGGCAGCTGCAATTAACAGGTCTATTTACTGTGGCATGGGATCATCCTTTGGAAGGACATAGTCCTGCTTTGGGGCAGATCTCCCCTTGTTGTGGTGCAAAACCTTTTGGCTGCTCCTCATGCATGGAAGAAGGATGCTCCAGTCCTCCACCTGTGGTTGCCCAGGTGTGATGCTTGGCAGAGCCTCGCTTGACTCACTGTGCAACTTCCCTTCTGGGGCCTAGCTTGACACTTCTGTCTCCTAATTCCATGTCTTTGAcctctgtggggctgcaccTGCTTCGcactgggctggagctgggctctgtaTCTCCTCTGTCCGTTGGGCCGCATGTAATGGTGTCCTCGGGGCTTTCAAGTGGGGGACAAAGGAGCCATTTCAAAGCTGTGGTGAACAAGGCAGAACACAAGGTGAAGAGGAAGGGGCTGAGATTGTTCTCTCCAGGCAGGGAATGCTCTGAAATGCTCAAAATGACACTCTGGGGGATAATTTTCCCAGCCCTTTGTCCATGTAGAAGGAGGGCTGTTGGGGGAGGCCTGTGCCCAGAGTAAATGCTTCGGATCTGTTGTTGCCATGCCCTCCATTGAGCTCATGAGCCCCCTATAAAACACTTACCTTTCACTAGTATGATTAAGAAAAGGCCAATATAGCTTTCCTGCTCACTGGAGCATGAAGCGTGTTTAATTTAATAATGCTGATAAAGCCAGGAGCATTTGGCTAACACATGACCCACTTTTTCAATCAATTGGAAGCATTTACGTAACAGCCTGATGCAGGGTTCCTCCTGCAAGGGatgtggagctggggatggcaaacaccctccctgccacaggacCAGGGCGAATGGCTTTAGACTGAAAGAAGGGAGGATTAGATgagattttaggaagaaattcttccttgtgaggatggagaggccctggcacagggtgcctggagaagctggatccctggaagtgtccaaggcgAGGTTGGActccagggcttggagcagcctgggacagtggaaggtgtcgctgcccatggcaggggagtggaATGGGATATcttaagttcccttccaacccaaaccattttatgattctgtgatgtctCTGGTGAGGAGTTTGTCTCCTGGCACATTGTGAGCACTGGAAATGCTGACCTCCACCTGTCTGCTTATTGACCCTTTCTGGCACTGCCTCCCATGCATAGGAGTCAGCCTGGGGTTAACCAACACAGCTAGTTACTATTTTCCTTCATTGTACACCTTACAGTTGGCTCAGTCTTGAAAATTCCTGATCTTGCCTGTTCTGTTACAGTCTCTCAGCCTATTCCTGTTACTTTAGTCTCCAATGTTGTCGCTTTTTCCCTTGGAAATATTCTCCTTCTCCCCACCCTTAAAAGCACCTTTTGGCTTGACATAGAACCAGatagcttgggttggaagggaccttaaagctcatctcatttcacccccaccatgggcagggacaccttccactctcccaggctgctccaagccctgtccaacctggccttggacgctGTCAGGGATCAGGGCCCCACAaccctctgggcagcctgtgctagTGAATCTGTTTTGGTGTTCAGcacatttaatttcttatcCTTCTTGTGAGgattccatctttttttttcatttgtaacATGCAGCAGCCTCAAGCCCCATGTTTGCATGTAGGTCATCAGCAGCCTCATTCCCAGTGAGCCAGTGTCCTTTAGCTTCGGGGAATTCTATCCCCCTGCAAACCACGTGGGTTTATTCGTTTTGGGTTTCATAATAACCTCTGGGAAGAGGTTTTGCATCAAACCCATATCCCAGCCACGGTCTGTGCATTGCTGCTGTTTATTCATCCTGACTTGCATTAAAGCAGTACTTGAGAACTTGTTTATCTTCTGCTTTATTTGCTCACATAAGTCCCTCTCTGAGCAAAGGGAAATGCCAGATGCTTGTGAGCAGGATGAAAAATCTCCCATCTGATACAGACTGAGGGATTAAATAACGCGAGGGAGAATTGCTCTGTATCCCTCAGCATTGCATATAGAAGAATGCTGGCACCTCCCTCTGGGACAGGACTGCTTTCCCCATGcaatgggctgcagggacattTCATATGCCACGTCCTCATGCAGAGATGCTCCTAAAGAGGCATCAGGCGTGAAAAATGAAGGATTTGTTGccattctgtggtttttatttatttcacccTCTTGACTTCAAAACATCAGTGACCCTCTagagggcagaggaggaaagagagagaatggaaaaggaaaacagcatgGTTTCCTTAGATATTTGTGACATGAGTGGCTGGAAGGGGTGTGGTCCACAGTCTGTCCAGCTGGGAGCTCTCAGGTCAGGATGTGTGGCAACCAGGATGCCAGTTCTGTCCTTCTCATTCAGTGCTCCTGGAGTCAGATAGACAATCCTGACCACAGAAAAGGTGCCTTGTGGTTTTCTTTATGCTGGAAATGGTGAACCTTGGTTTGTTAGTTAGGTGCTGTGGTCGCTTTAAAGCCCCACTGCAGCCGCTGGCCCTTGACCAGGCTGCTCATCTGATGCCCGGGTCCAGAGTTGTTTTTTAGCTACTCTGTGGGGTCTGTCCCACCCCGAGGAACTTATTCTGAGAGCCAGCCTTCCccgctgtgtccccaggtgatCCCTCCaaggtgctgcctgtgctgggctgctctcccagctAGCGGACGTCTCCTGTTCCCGGTAGGAAATGGAGTCCAAGGTCTCTGAAGGCGGCCTCAATGTCACCCTCACCATCCGGCTGCTGATGCACGGCAAGGTAAGGGGCTCCCACAGTGGGGGTGTCCTCAcaggtccctgtcccacctgcccagccccatacacagctctgtccagctgtcccagccccaggaatAGCTGTCCTGCTGGTGGGGAGGGCGGCAtggtgctcctgctccctctcatTCCTGCCCCTCaaccctgtccctctgctgggAACAATGTCCACCAGGTCTTCGCTTCATTATAGGGTTGGGTTGGATTCTTATCATGTTTTCTAATGTCAGTTCctctggttttggctttttctctgtGTAGGAAGTTGGAAGCATCATTGGGAAGGTAAGGATGCCTTTTAATGTACCTTTGATACTGCTCCTGCACCTGTGGTGTGGCATATGCCATAGTCACCTCTTCCCTGGGATGTCTTGAAAAGTGTTGGGTGCCTGAGCTAGGTGCTGCATTTGTGAGCCAGAAATTAGGAGAAACCCACAAAGGGGTCAAAAGACCATTCCCCTAAAAACTTCACCAACCACCAAACTGTTTCCAGCTGCTTCACTGGGTGATGGCTGGGCGTCTACAGTCATGTTGCTCTGGTGTTTTCAACAAATAACTTCATTAAGAGATACTAAAAATGTAACACAGATACATTTCAATTATATTTTAAGTAATTCTATAGCCCCTGTCTCTGAGGCCAGAGGACTCCATTTACCTTGTCCAAAAAAGCTTCCTGAGTTGCTCTGGTGTTTCCACAGTGTTTTGGAAAGTCCTGGCTCTACAGgattaggggtttttttgggtggttttaaaagaaaggttTATGTGGCAAAGATTTTCAGCATGAACACGTTTTCCCTGTATGCTTGTGCCTTATTTTTCCATCAGCGTGTCTAACTCTGGGAAAATTCACAGTTGTGAATTTGTATATACATATTTGATCATTTACATGCTCAGCTCTTCAGCTGACCATCACGTGTGAATGCAAGGCCAGGCATCACAGCTCCCATGTTTTTGGCTACACATTGGCATGTGTTAGGGAGATGCATTTTCGGTAGGGTTGTTTTAAAGGTGGAAGCTATGAATTTTCAGTAATGGCTTGGTTTTCCCTCTTGTTTCAGAAAGGAGAGACCGTGAAGAAGATGCGTGAGGAGgtgagcagcctgctctgtggATGATTTGTAGGAGAAAGGGAGTGCAGAGTGGCCAGAGCTGCATATTGCCCTGTGTGATATGTGCAGTAATTCCCAGGGTCAGGACAAGCAAgccagctgtccccagagctcttTGGACCAGTTTTTTCCCTTCACACTCAAACTCCTGTCACATTTTCCAGAGTCAAGTATTTAATGAAACATTAAGTTACTTGTAAGATGCTTTGAGTTTTTCCAGGGTCtttgtgcctgcagctcccagggagtTGTCAGGACAGTGAGCAAAACTCTTCACAGGCAATGACCCCATGAGCTGGTCTTACCTCGATCCCATGGGTTTGCTTTGCGATAAAACATTGGAAACCCTTTCTAAGGGTTGGGATAAGGCAGGGCTGAAATCACTGCAGAGGAGGGGTGGGAGTTTGGAAGGTTAGCTGGAATGCTGTGAGGCTGGCACAGGTATCAGGCTGAGAGAGGACCCAACCTGCTTGGCTGTGGCTATTCCAGGActcctcttctctttccagaGCGGGGCAAGGATCAACATCTCAGAAGGGAACTGCCCTGAGCGGATTGTGACCATCACTGGCCCCACCGATGCCATCTTCAAGGCTTTTGCCATGATCGCCTACAAATTTGAGGAGGTGAGAAATGTGAGGCAgcccatggctggggacagcagtgcctgctTGGATTTTACTAACTGGGACATGGCCTCAGCACAGAACCTTTCACACATCTCTAAGTAGGgtgggtctggagcacaagtctgatggGGAGTAGCTCAGGGGGCTGGGggactcagcctggagaaaaggaggctcaggagggaccttctCACTCTCTACAGCTTCTTGGAAGGAGAGTGTAGCCATTTAGGGGTTGGTcttttctcccaggtaacaagtgacaggaccagaggaaatAACCTCAGGTTTGGGTTGTATATTAGGGAGGATTTCTTCACTGGAAGGTCTGTCAGGCctgggaacaggctgcccagggcagtaGTGGTCATCATCGCTAGAAGTGTTCAAGAGGGAACACTTTAGTCACCTGACCACAATGTGTGTAGATGTGCCACCTGGGCACTGGAGGTGGCTCTGGTCAGGTACCAAGGGCTGATGTGCTGCACTTTTCCTTCCCAAGGACATAACCAACTCCATGAGCAACAGCACCGCTACCAGCAAACCTCCAGTGACACTACGGCTGGTGGTGCCAGCGAGTCAGTGCGGGTCCCTCATTGGCAAGGGGGGCTCAAAGATCAAGGAAATCCGAGAGGTAAGGCAGATTCTATTTCATTATTGCCCTTCAGTGCAGCTCCTTGGAGCTGATCTGCATCCAAGGGGGAGCTGCCTTGGAAAAGGGCATACCTGTGCTGCATCACGGATCACATTGCTTCCCGGGATGGTGTGGCTGATACAGGAGCAGCATCCCACGGGATGCTGTGTGCCGGGCCCTCAGGAGGCGCATTGtgtcagagctggagctggctctgAGTAAAGGCGTTCAGCTGTGggatttctccttcctctctctttctgtctccagTCCACAGGTGCTCAGGTCCAAGTGGCGGGGGACATGCTGCCCAACTCCACAGAGCGGGCGGTGACAATCTCGGGGACACCCGACGCAATTATCCAGTGTGTCAAACAGATCTGTGTGGTGATGCTGGAGGTACAGTCTGTAACAAAGAGGGTAAAGtacatatggaaaaaaaatcccagctggcCCCACcagagtgctgggagctgtagAGCGTCTCTCTCGTACCCTTCACCACGTGTTGTCGGACCACTCTCATTTCCTGGTACCTCTGCTGGAAATACACCCTGTGTCTTTTCCCCACCATTGTCCGTAGTTTCTAGAGTCCCACACTGGAAGCCTGTCTGGTTGGGTGCCCCAAAGGAGGTGGTTTGTGTCAGAACAGGGGGTGGATTTAGGGCAGAGGGGTGCCAGCAAGCTGggacagcctggcctggcatcccagcagcactcaggctgctgtgagaagGATATGGGGGCTACAGACAGCCACTGCTCCAAGAACCTGGTCTGTGCCTCACAAAGACCACaaccaggaggaggaggccagAGCATCCCCTGCACTGGGGGAGCTGGAACTGGGAGCACAAGGCTGTGTTCCAGTGAGGCACAGTGGGAATGGTAGTGAGGAAGGCTGGTGGAGAGCAGGGACTGTAGGGCACATGGATATATGTCCAAGGTGCCCTTTTCTGGGATAAATGGTGACAAGCAGAGCTGCAAGATCTCTGCCATGGAGAAATGCTGCTGTACCAGTTGCTGGAGATGACCTCAGCCACATGCCTCATGTCCACACCTGCCACCTCAGATGGGAGAAGCTCCAGGAGGAAAGCCCCTGGGACACAGGATGGTGACACATTCCACTCCTGGTGCATACCAGAGACAGACAAAACAGGGACCAATGTAAGGCTCTGCCTAGCTGCACAGCCCTTtcacagcaggaaggagcaTGTTTCCCACTGGAAAAGCTTCAGATGTGGATGGCAAGGCTTGGCGAAGGTGATGCAAAGCCAGATGGAAGCATCTTCAGCTTGGCAGCAGCACATCTCAGCAGGGATAGCCGGGAGCCACATTacccatccctgctggctgtgatgctcaggcagctgcactgctgccataGGAATTTTGGATGACCAGGTCGCAGACTGCAGCACCTGATGACATCTGGGTCATCATCAGACTGCAGCAGAGATGAGCCTGAGGTGATGCTTGCCAGGTGTATTAAAAAGTTTTTCTCACAAAGCAAGGTGTGCTGCTCTCTGTACAGCTCAGCCATGGGAAAGAGAAAGACCCACAAGTCTTCTTGCAGTCTGAAATCTGGAAAGTGCCCTGGCTTCAATGGCTCATAGAGATGTTCCATATCACCTTTCAGTCTTAAACAGATAATCCCGTCTCGTCCCCTCCAAGATTTGTAATGCAATAAAAGAACAAGTGGGTTTGCGATGCTGGAGATGTACTTTGATCAGCTTTCCCACAGACAGGTGCTTAGCAGCAGGATTTAGATAATGCTGCTTTCCTACAAGTAGATATCCAAAGAACAtacaggaaattttttttttccatgagatAGTGTAATTTCTATTGCCTGTCTTTATATAGCAGTCACTGAGTTGTTTAATTTTGGGtagaaaggaagaggagagctGAAATCTCTCCTGATCCCTAGAAACTTCCATGTTTCCTATAGCATGTAAGTTGTGCAGGAGAAAACCAGAGGAAGAACCTGGGTGAGCAGCTCCTGCGCATCACACCTGCGGCTCattcactgcagctctgctcagaccTACCCAGGGACATGACAGAGAGCAGCAAGAcgacagaatcatggaatcacagaatgtgtgcgttggaaaggaccttaaaggccatctaattccagccccctgccatgtgcagggacgCCTCTCAGCTGACCACAGGTGCCTTGCAGCACCCACGTCACAGCTCAGATGGTGATGACCTGCACCAAGGCCTGAAGGTGACCCTTTTCCAGTGGTGAGGAAGATGAGGGCAGCCAAAGAGCTTGAGCATGGTGCTGGGTTGCTCAGATGGGCTGTACCTCCCCATCTTGCTGTTTGAGGCTCTCCTCAGGGCGTTCTGAGGAGGGttcccagagcctggagcaggtgatATGGTTTgcgcagagcagagcaaagctgaGGGAGGCAGTTCAGGAGGCCATTTAGGGGCCCGTTCCTTGGCAGGGGATCTCCCATGCCCCAGGTTGTCCTTGTTGCCCATGAAACCCCTCTTTCCCCCGTGTGCTCCTGTCCAGAAACGCGGTGTTACCTGGTGTGGGTGTTGCCGTGGTGGCCCCGGGGGCCATGCTCCGTTAGGTGCTTTCTAACACTCTTTTTGCCGCTGTTTCAGGAAAGCTGTTCTAAtgttctctctccctctccttgtcCCTTTTCCTAGTCCCCACCAAAAGGTGCCACCATTCCCTACCGCCCAAAGCCCGCCTCCACCCCTGTCATTTTTGCAGGTGGTCAGGTAAGAGCCGACCCGCTTGCAGCCTCCACTGCCAACCTCAGCCTTTTACTGCAGCACCAGCCGCTGCCCGTTAGTGCACTCAGGTTTCTTGCCTTCTGACTTGCATGGTGTCATCCCATCCGTTGTGTGCCACGGCAGCTGGACTGAAAGCTCTTTGCTTGGCTCCTGTGATGGATGCTGGACAATGAGCAGAAGGGAacagccagcctggggagaCACAAAGGAAGGGCTAGAATTTACTTCACTAGACCCAAGTTCAGTATTTGTCAGTGGTTGAGAAGGAGAGGATTAGAAAAGCATTGTTGAACAAGAGGATGTCACTGCTCTCTGGTACCTCCAGCTCAATTAGAAATACCTTTTTGTAGCTGTAATTGATCCATCGTAGGAAGGGCTTGTCACAGCTACTTCTCTGTTCAGGGCAGCCACCATGGGAGAGCCGTGTCCCCCTCCTTGGCGCTCAGCTGGTTTGGAGTACTGCTTccccctgtgccagagcctgcaCTGTATCACCCCAGTGACACTGCAGCCTTGCAGACATCTCGTGCTATTTCCAGCCATGAGCTTTGGGGTGGTTTTTCCTTTGTGGGATAACCATCACATGCGTGAGCTGGAGGttattctgaaaacaaaaatcagcagaaaCAAGAGCAACTGAGCACACGGCTGTTTATAAAGAAGGAACTTGCACTGTTGCTTTCTCCACCTCATTTCATCACCTCACCTGGTGATTGAGGGCCTGCCTGTAGATGCCACTCTGCTGAGGTGCATGACATCCAGCAGGGGATGTACCTTCCCAAGAGCTCCAGCAtccaggcagggccagcaccaCAAAACCACAGCTTATCAGCTTATGCCACCCAAAGCAGCTCCACACAAGTTACTTAATTTCTCTCCAATTATAATAAATAGAAGGACAAACTAAGAACAGGAGCAAAGCCCAGAGCACAGGCTGTTTTAAGCTGAATTAGTCAATCATCAGG
Coding sequences:
- the PCBP3 gene encoding poly(rC)-binding protein 3 isoform X2, coding for MESKVSEGGLNVTLTIRLLMHGKEVGSIIGKKGETVKKMREESGARINISEGNCPERIVTITGPTDAIFKAFAMIAYKFEEDITNSMSNSTATSKPPVTLRLVVPASQCGSLIGKGGSKIKEIRESTGAQVQVAGDMLPNSTERAVTISGTPDAIIQCVKQICVVMLESPPKGATIPYRPKPASTPVIFAGGQVRADPLAASTANLSLLLQHQPLPAYTIQGQYAIPHPDLTKLHQLAMQQTPFTPLGQTTPAFPGEKLPLHSSEEAQNLMGQSSGLDASPPASTHELTIPNDLIGCIIGRQGTKINEIRQMSGAQIKIANATEGSSERQITITGTPANISLAQYLINASSADPDPHGRNTFTA
- the PCBP3 gene encoding poly(rC)-binding protein 3 isoform X8; protein product: MESKVSEGGLNVTLTIRLLMHGKEVGSIIGKKGETVKKMREESGARINISEGNCPERIVTITGPTDAIFKAFAMIAYKFEEDITNSMSNSTATSKPPVTLRLVVPASQCGSLIGKGGSKIKEIRESTGAQVQVAGDMLPNSTERAVTISGTPDAIIQCVKQICVVMLESPPKGATIPYRPKPASTPVIFAGGQVRADPLAASTANLSLLLQHQPLPAYTIQGQYAIPHPDLTKLHQLAMQQTPFTPLGQTTPAFPGLDASPPASTHELTIPNDLIGCIIGRQGTKINEIRQMSGAQIKIANATEGSSERQITITGTPANISLAQYLINARLTSEVTGMGAL
- the PCBP3 gene encoding poly(rC)-binding protein 3 isoform X4, with protein sequence MESKVSEGGLNVTLTIRLLMHGKEVGSIIGKKGETVKKMREESGARINISEGNCPERIVTITGPTDAIFKAFAMIAYKFEEDITNSMSNSTATSKPPVTLRLVVPASQCGSLIGKGGSKIKEIRESTGAQVQVAGDMLPNSTERAVTISGTPDAIIQCVKQICVVMLESPPKGATIPYRPKPASTPVIFAGGQVRADPLAASTANLSLLLQHQPLPAYTIQGQYAIPHPDLTKLHQLAMQQTPFTPLGQTTPAFPGEKLPLHSSEEAQNLMGQSSGLDASPPASTHELTIPNDLIGCIIGRQGTKINEIRQMSGAQIKIANATEGSSERQITITGTPANISLAQYLINARLTSEVTGMGAL
- the PCBP3 gene encoding poly(rC)-binding protein 3 isoform X1 produces the protein MESKVSEGGLNVTLTIRLLMHGKEVGSIIGKKGETVKKMREESGARINISEGNCPERIVTITGPTDAIFKAFAMIAYKFEEDITNSMSNSTATSKPPVTLRLVVPASQCGSLIGKGGSKIKEIRESTGAQVQVAGDMLPNSTERAVTISGTPDAIIQCVKQICVVMLESPPKGATIPYRPKPASTPVIFAGGQVRADPLAASTANLSLLLQHQPLPAYTIQGQYAIPHPDQLTKLHQLAMQQTPFTPLGQTTPAFPGEKLPLHSSEEAQNLMGQSSGLDASPPASTHELTIPNDLIGCIIGRQGTKINEIRQMSGAQIKIANATEGSSERQITITGTPANISLAQYLINASSADPDPHGRNTFTA
- the PCBP3 gene encoding poly(rC)-binding protein 3 isoform X5, whose translation is MESKVSEGGLNVTLTIRLLMHGKEVGSIIGKKGETVKKMREESGARINISEGNCPERIVTITGPTDAIFKAFAMIAYKFEEDITNSMSNSTATSKPPVTLRLVVPASQCGSLIGKGGSKIKEIRESTGAQVQVAGDMLPNSTERAVTISGTPDAIIQCVKQICVVMLESPPKGATIPYRPKPASTPVIFAGGQVRADPLAASTANLSLLLQHQPLPAYTIQGQYAIPHPDQLTKLHQLAMQQTPFTPLGQTTPAFPGLDASPPASTHELTIPNDLIGCIIGRQGTKINEIRQMSGAQIKIANATEGSSERQITITGTPANISLAQYLINASSADPDPHGRNTFTA
- the PCBP3 gene encoding poly(rC)-binding protein 3 isoform X6; this encodes MESKVSEGGLNVTLTIRLLMHGKEVGSIIGKKGETVKKMREESGARINISEGNCPERIVTITGPTDAIFKAFAMIAYKFEEDITNSMSNSTATSKPPVTLRLVVPASQCGSLIGKGGSKIKEIRESTGAQVQVAGDMLPNSTERAVTISGTPDAIIQCVKQICVVMLESPPKGATIPYRPKPASTPVIFAGGQVRADPLAASTANLSLLLQHQPLPAYTIQGQYAIPHPDLTKLHQLAMQQTPFTPLGQTTPAFPGLDASPPASTHELTIPNDLIGCIIGRQGTKINEIRQMSGAQIKIANATEGSSERQITITGTPANISLAQYLINASSADPDPHGRNTFTA
- the PCBP3 gene encoding poly(rC)-binding protein 3 isoform X13, giving the protein MESKVSEGGLNVTLTIRLLMHGKEVGSIIGKKGETVKKMREESGARINISEGNCPERIVTITGPTDAIFKAFAMIAYKFEEDITNSMSNSTATSKPPVTLRLVVPASQCGSLIGKGGSKIKEIRESTGAQVQVAGDMLPNSTERAVTISGTPDAIIQCVKQICVVMLESPPKGATIPYRPKPASTPVIFAGGQAYTIQGQYAIPHPDLTKLHQLAMQQTPFTPLGQTTPAFPGLDASPPASTHELTIPNDLIGCIIGRQGTKINEIRQMSGAQIKIANATEGSSERQITITGTPANISLAQYLINARLTSEVTGMGAL